A portion of the Rissa tridactyla isolate bRisTri1 chromosome 19, bRisTri1.patW.cur.20221130, whole genome shotgun sequence genome contains these proteins:
- the KRT20 gene encoding keratin, type I cytoskeletal 20 produces the protein MAFSTRSIQWGTSTRIQPTAPSISGLSSRKIATQKIQAPSVYGGAGGYGTRISTSSGYGQGFGGNFQLNITGNDVLLAGNEKSTMQNLNDRLASYLEKVRSLEKANSLIEKQIKEWYESNTTDIRQDYSSYFKTIEDLQNKVAAAQLENARLVLQIDNAKLAADDFRLKYENEYLLRQSVDSDTNGLLRVRDDLTLTKSDLESQIESMNEELAFLKKNHEEDVDRLRKQVGSSVNVEVDAAPSIDLATIMENMRKQYEEMAEKNRQEAKEQFEKQTAELNQEVAINVEQLQVQRKEITDRRQIFQGLELELQSHLNMKKSLEDSLADTEARYNHQLSQIQETVANLEAQLRQLRVEMEGQNNEYCLLLDIKTRLEMEIATYRRLLEGEDSGHFQLEESAAELEKESSKVKKIKTIVEEVIDGKVVSSEIKEIEEKL, from the exons ATGGCGTTCTCTACCCGAAGCATTCAGTGGGGTACAAGCACCCGCATCCAACCTACTGCCCCCAGCATCAGTGGGTTAAGCTCCAGGAAAATAGCCACCCAAAAGATCCAGGCGCCCAGTGTCtacgggggagcggggggctATGGCACCCGCATCTCTACCAGCTCCGGCTATGGGCAAGGCTTCGGTGGGAACTTCCAGCTTAATATTACTGGTAACGATGTGCTGCTCGCTGGCAATGAAAAATCAACTATGCAAAATCTAAATGACCGTTTGGCATCGTACCTGGAGAAGGTGCGTTCTCTAGAAAAGGCAAACTCGCTGATCGAAAAGCAGATCAAGGAGTGGTACGAGAGCAACACCACAGACATAAGGCAAGACTATAGCTCATACTTTAAAACAATTGAGGATCTCCAAAATAAG GTTGCTGCTGCACAGTTGGAAAATGCAAGGCTTGTCCTGCAGATTGACAATGCCAAACTGGCTGCTGATGATTTTAGACTGAA GTATGAGAATGAATACCTGCTCAGGCAAAGTGTCGACAGTGACACTAACGGACTGCTCCGGGTTCGTGATGACTTGACTTTGACAAAATCTGATTTGGAGTCTCAGATTGAAAGTATGAATGAAGAACTGGCTTTTCTAAAGAAGAACCACGAGGAG GACGTTGACCGACTGCGCAAACAGGTGGGCAGCTCAGTTAATGTAGAGGTGGATGCTGCTCCAAGTATTGATCTTGCGACTATTATGGAAAACATGAGGAAGCAATATgaagaaatggcagaaaagaaCCGTCAAGAAGCCAAAGAACAATTTGAAAAGCAG acagCAGAACTGAACCAGGAAGTGGCAATCAACGTTGAGCAGCTGCAGGTCCAAAGGAAAGAGATCACTGACCGGAGACAGATCTTCCAGGGTCTGGAGCTTGAATTACAGTCCCACCTTAACATG AAAAAGTCTTTAGAAGACAGTTTGGCTGACACTGAAGCACGTTACAATCATCAGCTAAGCCAAATCCAGGAAACAGTTGCCAATTTAGAGGCTCAACTGAGGCAACTCCGAGTTGAAATGGAGGGTCAGAATAATGAGTACTGTCTGTTGCTGGATATCAAGACTCGCTTGGAAATGGAGATTGCCACGTACCGACGTCTGCTGGAAGGAGAGGACAGTGG ACATTTCCAATTGGAGGAATCTGCAGCAGAGCTTGAAAAAG AATCAAGTAAAGTTAAGAAGATCAAGACAATTGTTGAAGAGGTGATTGATGGCAAGGTTGTCTCCTCTGAGATCAAGGAGATTGAAGAGAAGCTGTaa
- the LOC128919100 gene encoding keratin, type I cytoskeletal 12-like has translation MQNLNDRLAAYLDKVRSLEDANTELERKIREWYEKNGPADGVPGAGNDYSKYYPIIEDLRNKIINATIDNARIILQIDNARLAADDFRLKYENEVALRQSVEADINGLRRVLDELTLTRADLEMQIESLNEELAYLKKNHEEELQGIQSSAVGQVSVEMDAAPGIDLTKLLNDMRGQYEVIAEQNRKEAEAWFNEKSGELKREISTNTEQLQSGKSEITDLKRTLQSLEIELQSQLAMKKSLEDTLAETEGGYCAQLSQMQLQIGNLESQLFQVRADMERQNAEYQQLLDIKTRLEMEIETYRRLLDGESAGQGVTFESSSLTGSKSQTQSLDSSQDPTKTRKIKTIVEEVVDGKVVASHVKEVEEKI, from the exons ATGCAGAACCTTAATGACCGTCTGGCTGCTTATCTGGACAAAGTACGATCTCTGGAGGATGCCAATACTGAGCTGGAGCGCAAAATCCGCGAGTGGTATGAGAAAAACGGCCCCGCAGATGGTGTCCCTGGAGCTGGGAATGATTATAGTAAATATTATCCTATAATTGAAGATCTTCGAAACAAG ATCATTAATGCAACTATTGACAATGCAAGAATCATTTTGCAGATTGATAATGCCAGACTGGCTGCTGATGATTTCAGACTGAA ATATGAGAATGAAGTGGCTCTTCGCCAGAGTGTGGAAGCCGACATCAATGGTCTGCGCAGAGTTCTTGATGAGCTCACCTTGACAAGAGCTGATTTGGAGATGCAGATTGAAAGCCTGAACGAAGAACTGGCTTATCTCAAGAAGAATCATGAGGAg GAGCTTCAGGGTATCCAAAGCAGTGCAGTTGGCCAAGTCAGCGTTGAAATGGATGCTGCTCCAGGAATTGACCTGACCAAGCTTCTGAATGACATGAGGGGACAGTATGAAGTCATTGCTGAGCAAAATCGTAAAGAGGCTGAAGCATGGTTCAACGAAAAA AGCGGGGAGCTGAAAAGGGAAATCTCCACCAATACTGAGCAGCTTCAGTCAGGCAAGAGTGAGATCACAGACTTAAAACGGACTCTCCAGAGCTTGGAAATTGAACTACAATCTCAGCTTGCCATG AAAAAATCCCTTGAGGACACTTTAGCAGAAACGGAAGGAGGTTACTGCGCTCAGCTTTCACAAATGCAACTTCAGATTGGGAACCTGGAGTCTCAGCTGTTTCAGGTCAGGGCTGACATGGAGCGCCAGAATGCAGAGTATCAACAACTTCTAGACATCAAGACTCGCCTGGAAATGGAGATTGAAACCTATCGTCGCCTGCTGGATGGCGA GAGCGCAGGACAGGGAGTTACATTTGAAAGCTCATCCTTGACAGGGTCCAAATCACAAACGCAATCACTGGATTCTTCTCAGG atCCTACCAAAACTAGAAAGATCAAGACAATTGTTGAAGAAGTGGTAGATGGAAAAGTTGTTGCATCCCACGTTAAGGAAGTTGAAGAGAAGATATAA